From the genome of Nocardia sp. NBC_01503, one region includes:
- the rsrA gene encoding mycothiol system anti-sigma-R factor yields MDMDCTAVLADVWLLLDNECDETIKARLQEHINRCSPCIEAYGLEEKLKSLLNRKCGGERAPDSLRARLTMEIRTTFTQVETKIEPQ; encoded by the coding sequence ATGGATATGGACTGCACGGCGGTACTCGCCGACGTCTGGCTGCTCCTGGACAACGAATGCGATGAGACCATCAAGGCGCGGCTGCAGGAGCACATCAACCGCTGCTCGCCGTGTATCGAGGCCTACGGCCTCGAGGAGAAGCTCAAGTCGCTACTGAACCGCAAATGCGGCGGCGAACGTGCCCCCGACTCCCTGCGCGCCCGCCTCACGATGGAGATCCGGACAACCTTCACCCAGGTCGAGACCAAAATCGAACCGCAGTAG
- a CDS encoding 50S ribosomal protein bL37, translating into MGKRGRKKRGRKKNAANHGKRPNA; encoded by the coding sequence ATGGGTAAGCGTGGACGTAAGAAGCGCGGCCGTAAGAAGAACGCAGCCAACCACGGCAAGCGTCCGAACGCCTGA